A genomic stretch from Rhabdothermincola salaria includes:
- a CDS encoding N-acyl-D-amino-acid deacylase family protein: MLDTLIVGATVVDGTGTPPFRGDVGLRDGRIVGIDEPGAIDEPAASRIEADGLMVCPGFVDPHTHYDAQLLWDGSASPSGEHGVTTVVGGNCSFGLAPLDPSDATYTRRLLAKVEGMPDQALAAGADWSWDSFDAYLSRFEGALSVNAAFLVGHSTLRRLELGSEANDRAATPAELDRLRSRLAAALAEGALGLSLDVSDFHSDGDDRPVPARGADVAELLALCQTVGEHPGTTLEGIFAGASTGFDQAEAELVASLSAAAGRPLNWNLLVVDAAAPERIDAHLLPSRLARERGGRVVALTMPTIVPMNMSFGTYCALNLLPGWGDVLNLPVPERTAALADPSVRQRMQAAATGDLGMFTRLVDFGGYRIGDTFSDANLGLGGRRVDAIAAERGVGVFDCLVDIVLADELRTVLWPSPTDDDDVSWAMRQQLWRDPDVLVGGSDAGAHLDRMCGGPYPARFLADALRGRQLVAIEEAVRMLSDAPARLFGFEGRGRLVAGAHADLVLFDPATIDSGPVHLVDDLPGGFPRLHARPVGIERVMVGGVTTQRAGRATGATPARVLRSGRDTTTVSTR; the protein is encoded by the coding sequence GTGCTCGACACGCTGATCGTGGGTGCCACCGTGGTGGACGGCACCGGCACGCCGCCGTTCCGTGGAGACGTGGGCCTGCGCGACGGGCGGATCGTCGGGATCGACGAGCCCGGCGCCATCGACGAACCAGCCGCCTCGCGCATCGAGGCCGACGGCCTGATGGTGTGCCCGGGCTTCGTGGACCCTCACACCCACTACGACGCCCAGCTGTTGTGGGACGGCAGCGCCTCACCCTCGGGCGAGCACGGGGTGACCACGGTCGTGGGCGGCAACTGCAGCTTCGGGTTGGCGCCGCTCGATCCCTCCGATGCGACCTACACCCGCCGCCTGCTGGCCAAGGTCGAAGGCATGCCCGACCAGGCGCTGGCCGCCGGCGCCGACTGGTCATGGGACAGCTTCGACGCCTACCTGAGCCGCTTCGAGGGGGCCCTGTCGGTCAACGCCGCGTTCCTGGTCGGCCACTCCACCCTTCGCCGGCTCGAGCTCGGCTCCGAGGCGAACGACCGGGCCGCCACCCCTGCGGAGCTCGACCGCCTCCGCTCCCGACTGGCCGCTGCGCTGGCGGAGGGCGCACTGGGGCTCTCGCTCGACGTGTCCGACTTCCACAGCGACGGAGACGACCGACCGGTCCCTGCCCGTGGCGCCGACGTCGCCGAGCTGCTGGCGTTGTGCCAGACCGTGGGCGAGCACCCCGGCACCACGCTCGAGGGCATCTTCGCCGGGGCCAGCACCGGCTTCGACCAGGCCGAGGCCGAGCTGGTCGCGTCGCTCTCGGCAGCCGCGGGTCGACCGCTCAACTGGAACCTCCTCGTCGTCGACGCCGCCGCCCCGGAACGGATCGACGCCCACCTGCTGCCGTCGCGGCTCGCCCGGGAACGGGGCGGCCGGGTCGTGGCGCTGACGATGCCGACCATCGTGCCGATGAACATGAGCTTCGGGACCTACTGCGCGCTGAACCTGCTGCCCGGGTGGGGCGACGTCTTGAACCTGCCGGTGCCCGAGCGCACGGCCGCGCTCGCCGACCCGTCGGTCCGCCAGCGGATGCAGGCCGCGGCCACCGGCGACCTGGGGATGTTCACCCGGCTCGTCGACTTCGGTGGCTACCGGATCGGCGACACGTTCAGCGACGCCAACCTCGGCCTCGGCGGCCGGCGCGTCGATGCCATCGCCGCCGAGCGCGGCGTCGGCGTCTTCGACTGCCTCGTCGACATCGTGCTGGCCGACGAGCTGCGGACCGTGTTGTGGCCGTCGCCGACGGACGACGACGACGTCTCCTGGGCCATGCGCCAGCAGCTCTGGCGCGACCCCGACGTGCTCGTCGGGGGCAGCGATGCCGGCGCCCACCTCGACCGGATGTGCGGTGGGCCCTACCCGGCCCGCTTCCTGGCCGATGCGCTGCGAGGCCGCCAACTGGTGGCGATCGAGGAGGCGGTGCGGATGCTCAGCGACGCGCCGGCCCGGTTGTTCGGCTTCGAAGGCCGGGGCCGCCTCGTGGCAGGCGCTCACGCCGACCTGGTGCTGTTCGATCCGGCCACCATCGATTCGGGGCCGGTGCACCTGGTGGACGACCTGCCCGGTGGGTTCCCTCGCCTGCACGCCCGTCCGGTCGGGATCGAGCGGGTGATGGTCGGGGGTGTGACCACCCAACGAGCCGGCCGAGCGACCGGCGCGACACCAGCCAGGGTGCTGCGCTCCGGCCGAGACACCACGACGGTCTCGACCCGCTGA
- a CDS encoding enoyl-CoA hydratase gives MQLDHVDYDVEGQVGVITLNRPEAANAQSAKVLDELDWAWRQADEDTRVKVIVLKSVGKHFSAGHDMSATNDDDPTALDEPFLTPEGQYDWETRNYYHFAKSWRQVPKPSIAAVQGKCIAAGLMLCWPCDLIIAADNAQFSDPVLMMGICGVEMHAHTWEFGPRKAKELLFTGGSITAEEARELGMVNKVVPLDDLVPATMEMANRIARQDAFALRMAKKAVNHAVDVQGYTTAMDAIFDMHHLGHVRARVLTGGMPSIAGLGAMKDGQR, from the coding sequence ATGCAGCTGGACCACGTGGACTACGACGTAGAGGGCCAGGTCGGCGTCATCACGTTGAACCGTCCGGAGGCGGCCAACGCCCAGAGCGCCAAGGTGCTCGACGAGCTCGACTGGGCCTGGCGCCAGGCCGACGAGGACACCCGGGTCAAGGTGATCGTGCTCAAGAGCGTGGGCAAGCACTTCTCCGCCGGCCACGACATGTCAGCGACCAACGACGACGATCCCACTGCGCTCGACGAGCCCTTCCTCACCCCGGAGGGCCAGTACGACTGGGAGACGCGGAACTACTACCACTTCGCCAAGTCGTGGCGGCAGGTGCCCAAGCCGTCGATCGCCGCGGTGCAGGGCAAGTGCATCGCCGCCGGGCTGATGTTGTGCTGGCCGTGCGACCTGATCATCGCCGCCGACAACGCCCAGTTCTCCGACCCGGTGCTGATGATGGGCATCTGCGGGGTGGAGATGCACGCCCACACCTGGGAGTTCGGGCCCCGCAAGGCCAAGGAGCTGCTCTTCACCGGTGGGTCGATCACCGCCGAGGAGGCCCGCGAGCTGGGCATGGTGAACAAGGTCGTCCCACTCGACGACCTGGTGCCGGCCACCATGGAGATGGCGAACCGCATCGCCCGGCAGGATGCGTTCGCGTTGCGGATGGCCAAGAAGGCCGTGAACCACGCGGTCGACGTGCAGGGCTACACGACGGCCATGGACGCCATCTTCGACATGCACCACCTCGGCCACGTCCGGGCGCGGGTGCTCACCGGGGGCATGCCCTCCATCGCCGGCCTCGGGGCCATGAAGGACGGGCAACGCTGA
- a CDS encoding SDR family oxidoreductase produces MDLIDKVVVVTGGGSGIGAAMAVTATEAGARHVVVADRDGDAAASVADAIGGTATTIDVRDEEAIVELVRSTESAHGGIDLFCSNAGFVTQAGVEESDEVLQAMWDVHVMSHIHAARAVLPSMIDRGEGYLLNTASAAGLLTQIGSLGYTITKHAAVALAEWLSITHHHQGIRVSVLCPQAVRTNITANSPDVRVSNAAADDPLGVPLADGVVEADAVARLCVEAIAAERFWVLPHPEVADYVKQKSDDIDRWLAGMRRYQARLYGDRPLPGDRLVSGS; encoded by the coding sequence ATGGATCTGATCGACAAGGTCGTGGTGGTCACCGGTGGGGGCTCGGGCATCGGGGCGGCGATGGCCGTGACGGCGACCGAGGCCGGCGCCCGCCACGTCGTGGTGGCTGATCGCGACGGCGACGCCGCCGCGTCGGTGGCGGACGCCATCGGCGGGACGGCGACGACGATCGACGTCCGTGACGAGGAGGCCATCGTGGAGCTGGTGCGCTCGACCGAGTCGGCGCACGGGGGCATCGACCTGTTCTGCTCGAACGCCGGGTTCGTGACCCAGGCCGGGGTCGAGGAGTCCGACGAGGTCCTCCAGGCGATGTGGGACGTGCACGTGATGTCCCACATCCATGCCGCCCGGGCTGTGTTGCCGTCGATGATCGACCGAGGCGAGGGGTACCTGCTCAACACGGCGTCGGCCGCCGGCCTGCTGACCCAGATCGGCTCGCTCGGCTACACGATCACCAAGCACGCCGCGGTGGCGCTGGCCGAGTGGCTGTCCATCACCCACCACCACCAGGGGATCCGCGTGTCGGTCCTGTGCCCTCAGGCGGTGCGGACCAACATCACGGCCAACAGTCCGGACGTCCGGGTTTCCAACGCGGCGGCCGACGACCCGCTGGGGGTGCCGCTCGCCGACGGTGTCGTGGAGGCCGACGCCGTGGCTCGGCTCTGCGTCGAGGCCATCGCCGCCGAGCGCTTCTGGGTGCTCCCACACCCCGAGGTGGCCGACTACGTGAAGCAGAAGAGCGACGACATCGACCGGTGGTTGGCGGGCATGCGCCGCTACCAGGCCCGCCTCTACGGCGATCGCCCGTTGCCCGGCGATCGGCTGGTGTCCGGCTCCTGA
- a CDS encoding GPGG-motif small membrane protein, with protein MAFILWLIAVILVIAGIVSLVRRQWLVGAALIIIGFLVGPGGVSIFT; from the coding sequence GTGGCGTTCATCCTCTGGCTCATCGCAGTGATCCTGGTGATCGCAGGCATCGTGTCGCTGGTCCGGCGGCAGTGGTTGGTGGGAGCCGCGTTGATCATCATCGGGTTCCTCGTCGGGCCCGGCGGTGTGTCGATCTTCACCTGA
- a CDS encoding ABC transporter substrate-binding protein, producing the protein MKRILVVAAAVVMVAAGCGRDGGGEATGPVDPGPTSSSPDDAAADACEGVELEATEIGVTAEEIRIQVTADVGSPLAPGLFQASMDAVEGFAEWVNDNGGIACRDLVVETYDSRLDPAEAKNAQITACANALAMVGGNTLFNPDTVTLDSCADQSGQPTGLPNLAAIANDAAEQCAATTWNISGVNEPCGSPTSGVRTFQVQTAPFEWLNEQHGGTLEGYYLVPQDLPSLIRSGTYLLEAQRAGSIDILGGIKVSGRATQPDFTSVAQRIKESGANYVYNGSEVPAMVMMRKEAEAQGVTGVDVWACISICYSEKFASEGDLVDGTYTILTTLPIEESDDNETLGAYVDHVAEPDGFAANSWMAGVLFKQAIDQIVAEEGPNAITRATLLDAAMSIDDFTADGMMGPKGPKGPQECFVVLQLNGGVFERQYPTEEGTLQCEPIGEVSLDPAVAAEELS; encoded by the coding sequence ATGAAGCGCATCCTTGTCGTCGCTGCGGCAGTGGTGATGGTGGCCGCCGGCTGTGGCCGGGACGGTGGCGGCGAGGCCACGGGCCCGGTCGACCCGGGCCCGACGTCCAGCTCGCCCGACGACGCCGCCGCCGACGCCTGCGAAGGAGTGGAGCTCGAGGCGACCGAGATCGGCGTCACCGCGGAAGAGATCCGCATCCAGGTCACCGCCGACGTCGGCTCCCCGTTGGCGCCGGGCCTCTTCCAGGCGAGCATGGACGCCGTCGAGGGCTTCGCCGAGTGGGTCAACGACAACGGTGGCATCGCCTGCCGGGACCTGGTGGTGGAGACCTACGACAGCCGTCTCGACCCGGCCGAGGCCAAGAACGCCCAGATCACGGCGTGCGCCAACGCGCTGGCCATGGTGGGGGGCAACACGCTGTTCAACCCCGACACCGTCACCCTCGACAGCTGCGCCGACCAGTCCGGCCAGCCGACCGGCCTGCCCAACCTCGCGGCGATCGCCAACGACGCCGCCGAGCAGTGCGCGGCCACCACCTGGAACATCAGCGGCGTCAACGAGCCTTGTGGCTCTCCGACGAGCGGCGTGCGGACCTTCCAGGTGCAGACCGCGCCGTTCGAGTGGCTCAACGAGCAACACGGCGGCACCCTCGAGGGCTACTACCTCGTCCCCCAGGACCTGCCGTCGCTCATCCGCAGCGGCACCTACCTGCTCGAGGCCCAGCGGGCCGGGTCCATCGACATCCTGGGTGGGATCAAGGTCAGCGGTCGGGCCACCCAGCCGGACTTCACCTCGGTGGCGCAGCGCATCAAGGAGTCGGGCGCCAACTACGTCTACAACGGCTCGGAAGTGCCGGCCATGGTGATGATGCGCAAGGAGGCCGAGGCGCAGGGCGTCACCGGCGTCGACGTCTGGGCGTGCATCTCCATCTGCTACAGCGAGAAGTTCGCCAGCGAAGGAGATCTGGTCGACGGCACCTACACCATCCTCACGACGCTTCCCATCGAGGAGTCCGACGACAACGAGACGCTGGGGGCCTACGTCGACCACGTCGCCGAACCGGATGGCTTCGCCGCCAACTCCTGGATGGCCGGCGTGCTGTTCAAGCAGGCGATCGACCAGATCGTGGCCGAGGAAGGCCCCAACGCCATCACCCGGGCCACGTTGCTCGACGCGGCGATGAGCATCGACGACTTCACCGCCGACGGGATGATGGGGCCCAAGGGGCCCAAGGGTCCTCAGGAGTGCTTCGTCGTCCTCCAGCTCAACGGTGGCGTCTTCGAGCGGCAGTACCCGACAGAGGAGGGCACCCTCCAGTGCGAGCCGATCGGCGAGGTCAGCCTCGATCCGGCCGTCGCCGCCGAGGAGCTGTCCTGA
- a CDS encoding ABC transporter ATP-binding protein, which translates to MDLDVELEIEPGEVVALLGPNGAGKSTVLNALAGLAPIEQGRIVIEGQVVDEPASGTFVIPEKRPVGVLFQDYLLFPHLTVLENVAFGPRAAGMGKADARRRAQQLLDRVGIGEQAGRRPAAISGGQAQRTALARALATDPRLLLLDEPLAALDAGTRTSVRRDLRRFLGEFDGATVLVTHDALDALALASRVVILESGTVAQAGTLAEVTTRPRSAYVAELIGVNLLRGRGSGTTIALDGQSGQVTTASLVDGEVLVLIQPNAVTLHRHRPQEGSARNQWRGTITGFDLLGDRVRVRLSGEVPLVSEVTPATVAAMGLEEGLEVWAAVKATEVTTYGS; encoded by the coding sequence ATGGACCTCGATGTGGAGCTCGAGATCGAGCCCGGCGAGGTGGTCGCCCTGCTCGGGCCCAACGGAGCGGGCAAGAGCACCGTCTTGAACGCCCTGGCGGGGTTGGCGCCCATCGAGCAGGGCCGCATCGTGATCGAGGGCCAGGTGGTGGACGAGCCGGCGAGCGGGACCTTCGTCATCCCGGAGAAGCGGCCGGTCGGGGTGCTGTTCCAGGACTACCTGCTGTTCCCCCACCTGACGGTGCTCGAGAACGTGGCGTTCGGGCCCCGCGCGGCCGGCATGGGCAAGGCCGACGCCCGGCGGAGAGCGCAACAGCTGCTCGACCGCGTCGGCATCGGCGAGCAGGCCGGGCGGCGACCTGCCGCGATCTCGGGCGGCCAGGCCCAGCGGACCGCGCTGGCCCGCGCCCTCGCCACCGACCCGCGGCTGTTGTTGCTCGACGAACCGCTGGCTGCGCTCGATGCCGGCACCCGCACGTCGGTCCGGCGTGACCTGCGGCGCTTCCTCGGCGAGTTCGACGGGGCCACGGTGCTGGTGACCCACGACGCGCTCGACGCCCTGGCGCTGGCCAGCCGGGTCGTCATCCTCGAGAGCGGCACCGTGGCCCAGGCCGGCACGCTGGCCGAGGTCACGACGCGCCCCCGTTCGGCCTACGTCGCCGAACTGATCGGGGTGAACCTGCTTCGGGGGCGGGGCTCGGGAACCACCATCGCCCTCGATGGTCAGTCGGGGCAGGTGACGACGGCCTCGCTCGTCGACGGCGAGGTCCTGGTGCTCATCCAACCGAACGCGGTCACCTTGCACCGACATCGGCCGCAGGAGGGCAGCGCCCGGAACCAGTGGCGGGGAACGATCACCGGTTTTGACCTGCTCGGTGACCGGGTCCGCGTCCGGCTCTCGGGGGAGGTGCCCCTGGTTTCGGAGGTGACGCCCGCGACCGTCGCCGCCATGGGCCTCGAGGAGGGCCTGGAGGTCTGGGCCGCGGTGAAGGCGACCGAGGTCACGACCTACGGGTCGTGA
- a CDS encoding ABC transporter permease, with amino-acid sequence MRRTRRPPLLVVAVAGLTVVFFLIPLVGLVERASWSTLTDDLTSTEAATALRLSLICSIGATVLSVLVGMPLAWTLARVRFPGRSFVRALVLLPLVLPPVVGGVALLSAFSRRGLVGEHLYDWFGIQLTFTTAGAILAETFVALPFFVITVEAALRSMDQRYEAVASTLGAGRLTVFRRVTLPMVAPSVAAGAVLAWARALGEFGATITFAGNIVGRTQTLPLAVYGALDANPEVAIALSLVMLAVSLLVIVSLRDRWLERS; translated from the coding sequence GTGAGGCGGACGCGGCGCCCACCCCTGCTGGTGGTCGCCGTCGCCGGCCTCACGGTCGTCTTCTTCCTCATCCCTCTCGTCGGTCTCGTCGAGCGGGCGTCGTGGTCGACCCTGACCGACGACCTCACCAGCACGGAGGCCGCCACCGCCCTGCGGCTGAGCCTCATCTGCTCGATCGGGGCGACGGTCCTGTCGGTGCTGGTCGGCATGCCCCTGGCCTGGACCCTCGCCCGGGTCCGCTTCCCCGGCCGTTCGTTCGTGCGCGCCCTGGTGCTGCTGCCTCTCGTGCTCCCGCCGGTCGTGGGCGGCGTGGCGCTGCTCAGCGCGTTCAGCCGCCGGGGGCTCGTCGGCGAGCACCTCTACGACTGGTTCGGCATCCAGCTGACCTTCACCACGGCGGGGGCCATCCTGGCCGAGACGTTCGTCGCCCTGCCCTTCTTCGTGATCACCGTCGAAGCCGCCCTGCGTTCGATGGACCAGCGCTACGAAGCCGTCGCTTCGACGCTCGGGGCCGGCCGCCTCACGGTCTTCCGTCGGGTGACGCTGCCGATGGTGGCCCCGTCGGTGGCCGCCGGCGCCGTGCTGGCCTGGGCCCGGGCCCTCGGCGAGTTCGGTGCCACCATCACCTTCGCCGGCAACATCGTGGGCCGGACCCAGACGTTGCCCCTGGCGGTCTACGGCGCGCTCGACGCCAACCCCGAGGTCGCCATCGCCCTCAGCCTGGTCATGCTCGCGGTCTCGCTGCTCGTGATCGTGTCGTTGCGCGACCGGTGGCTGGAGCGGTCGTGA
- the modA gene encoding molybdate ABC transporter substrate-binding protein: MPRRPLTPSRAVLVVVVAGLVVAGCGSGGSGASDPSLSDAAGTAPALTGTVTVSAAASLTDAFEAIGGDFEAANLDVTVDLNLGSSGTLATQIEEGAPVDVAAFADEATMARLVDGGLVAGTSEVFATNQMIVVTKPGNPRNVTALADLADAGTISLCVDTAPCGAFADQILETAGVVIPESDVTRGRDVKATLGAVTEGDADAAIVYVTDAEVSGDAVDVVAIPPEHDVIARYPVAVVEGAADEALARAFVAYVLGPEARAVLEEAGFRAP; the protein is encoded by the coding sequence GTGCCCCGCCGGCCTCTGACCCCGTCTCGCGCCGTGCTCGTCGTCGTGGTCGCCGGGCTCGTGGTCGCCGGCTGCGGATCGGGCGGCTCGGGTGCCTCGGACCCCTCCCTCTCCGACGCCGCGGGCACCGCGCCGGCCCTCACCGGCACCGTCACCGTGTCGGCGGCCGCGTCCCTGACCGACGCCTTCGAGGCCATCGGGGGCGACTTCGAGGCGGCCAACCTCGACGTGACGGTCGACCTCAACCTCGGGTCCTCGGGGACGCTGGCCACCCAGATCGAGGAGGGCGCACCAGTCGATGTCGCCGCGTTCGCCGACGAGGCCACCATGGCCAGGCTCGTCGACGGGGGCCTGGTGGCCGGAACGAGCGAGGTCTTCGCCACCAACCAGATGATCGTCGTGACCAAGCCGGGCAACCCCAGGAACGTCACCGCGCTGGCCGACCTGGCCGACGCTGGGACGATCTCGCTCTGTGTCGACACCGCCCCGTGTGGCGCGTTCGCCGATCAGATCCTCGAGACGGCTGGCGTGGTCATCCCCGAGTCCGACGTCACCCGGGGTCGCGACGTCAAGGCCACCCTGGGGGCGGTCACCGAAGGCGACGCCGACGCGGCAATCGTGTACGTGACCGACGCCGAGGTCTCCGGCGACGCCGTCGACGTGGTGGCCATCCCGCCGGAGCACGACGTGATCGCCCGGTACCCGGTCGCCGTCGTCGAGGGCGCGGCCGACGAAGCGTTGGCCCGCGCCTTCGTTGCGTACGTGCTCGGTCCCGAGGCTCGGGCCGTGCTCGAGGAGGCGGGATTCCGGGCACCGTGA